From the genome of Solibacillus sp. FSL H8-0538:
AAATTGTATTATCTACATTAATCCCCATTAACTTTGCTGCATCTGCATCATGAGACACCGCACGCATCGCTTTTCCGATTTTTGTTTGATGTACGATGAACTGCAGTAAAACCATTAAAACAATTGAAACCGATAATATTAAAATTGACTGTGTACTAATTTGCACACCAAAAATATCGAAATTTTTAGCAGCAAATACCGTTGGATACGCTTCTGGAGACGATCCACGGAAGAAAATTACCGTATATTCGATTAATAAAGAAACCCCTATTGCCGTAATAAGTGCTGCGATACGCGTTGCACTTCGTAAACGTTTATACGCTACGCGCTCGATAATTACGCCAATAACTGCACATAACATCATCGCCATAATTAGGGCTAGGAAGAAGTTCATCTCCCATCGTGCAATGGCATAAAAGCCGATAAAAGCGCCAAGCATAAATACGTCACCGTGAGCAAAGTTGATTAACTTGATGATCCCGTACACCATCGTATAGCCTAGTGCGATAAGTGCATAGATACTACCAAGTGAAATCCCGTTCACTAGTTGTTGTATCCATTCCATATTTCTCACTCCTTTTGTCCGTACTTACTTATTATTATGAAAAAACTATAGCTCAAAATCATTAGTTCGACACACCTCGCCCAAAATAGGACGCGTTGATGTCCTTACTTATGTGAATGGGAAAGTTATCCTTTCTTATCCAC
Proteins encoded in this window:
- a CDS encoding branched-chain amino acid ABC transporter permease; the protein is MEWIQQLVNGISLGSIYALIALGYTMVYGIIKLINFAHGDVFMLGAFIGFYAIARWEMNFFLALIMAMMLCAVIGVIIERVAYKRLRSATRIAALITAIGVSLLIEYTVIFFRGSSPEAYPTVFAAKNFDIFGVQISTQSILILSVSIVLMVLLQFIVHQTKIGKAMRAVSHDADAAKLMGINVDNTISATFAIGSALAGAAGVIFGVYYTRIDPLMGVLPGLKAFVAAVLGGIGIIPGAMTGGLVLGVVETIVSALGYSLWRDAAAFVILILILILRPAGIFGKNTREKV